A single window of Candidatus Lernaella stagnicola DNA harbors:
- the murA gene encoding UDP-N-acetylglucosamine 1-carboxyvinyltransferase, with protein sequence MVITGGERLLGEVRVSGAKNAALPMLCATILTEAPSTLRDVPQLHDIRTVKRLLEGLGVKLSGENGDIRVDPAGLVGHEAPYEIVKTMRAGVLILGPLVARLRRARVSLPGGCAIGARPVDQHLRGLQRLGAKITVEHGYIEASAPHGLRGNTVCFDFVTVGGTENLMMAAALAEGETVLENVAREPEITALADWLRGMGARIEGDGTDVIRIQGVSELHGVEQTLIADRIEAGTLMVAAGVTRGNILLKNAPLHHLQTVVEKLRQAGLTIEPENGDLRVIGPHRIHAVDVKTRPYPGFATDMQAQLMALACLADGLSVITETIFENRFMHVSELQRMGAQISIEGNTALVRGVPLLSGAPVMATDLRASASLVLAGLAADSVTEVLRIYHLDRGYERLDDKLNALGAKIRRAKQPIP encoded by the coding sequence ATGGTCATCACCGGCGGCGAGAGGCTGCTGGGTGAAGTGCGGGTAAGCGGGGCGAAAAACGCGGCGTTGCCGATGTTGTGCGCCACGATTCTCACCGAAGCGCCCAGTACCTTGCGCGACGTGCCGCAACTGCACGATATCCGCACGGTCAAACGGCTGCTGGAAGGCCTTGGCGTGAAGCTGAGCGGCGAGAACGGCGACATCCGCGTCGATCCGGCCGGCTTGGTCGGCCACGAAGCGCCGTATGAAATCGTCAAAACCATGCGCGCGGGCGTGCTCATTTTGGGGCCGCTTGTGGCGCGGTTGCGCCGGGCCCGCGTCTCGCTACCCGGCGGTTGCGCCATCGGCGCGCGACCGGTGGACCAACACCTGCGGGGTTTGCAGCGGCTGGGCGCGAAAATCACCGTGGAGCACGGATACATCGAAGCGTCGGCCCCGCACGGTCTGCGCGGCAACACGGTATGTTTCGACTTCGTCACCGTCGGCGGCACCGAGAATCTCATGATGGCCGCCGCGCTCGCCGAAGGCGAAACGGTGCTGGAAAACGTGGCGCGGGAACCGGAAATCACCGCCTTGGCCGATTGGCTGCGCGGCATGGGCGCGCGCATCGAGGGCGACGGCACCGACGTGATTCGCATTCAGGGCGTGAGCGAATTGCACGGTGTCGAACAAACCCTGATCGCCGATCGCATCGAGGCCGGTACGCTGATGGTCGCCGCCGGCGTCACGCGGGGGAATATCCTGCTGAAAAACGCGCCGCTGCACCATTTGCAGACCGTCGTGGAAAAGCTGCGGCAGGCGGGCCTGACGATCGAGCCGGAAAACGGCGACCTGCGCGTGATCGGTCCGCACCGCATACACGCCGTCGACGTCAAGACGCGCCCCTATCCGGGCTTCGCCACCGATATGCAGGCGCAATTGATGGCCCTGGCGTGCCTGGCCGACGGGCTTTCGGTGATCACCGAAACGATTTTTGAGAATCGCTTCATGCACGTCTCGGAATTGCAGCGCATGGGGGCGCAAATCAGCATCGAAGGAAACACCGCCCTGGTGCGCGGCGTGCCGCTGCTGTCCGGCGCGCCGGTGATGGCGACCGATTTGCGCGCGTCGGCGAGTTTGGTGTTGGCCGGGCTGGCGGCCGACAGCGTGACCGAAGTGCTGCGGATCTATCATTTGGATCGCGGCTACGAACGCCTGGACGACAAGCTCAACGCGCTGGGCGCGAAAATCCGCCGCGCCAAGCAACCGATACCCTAA
- the prmC gene encoding peptide chain release factor N(5)-glutamine methyltransferase, whose amino-acid sequence MNETWTVLKLLHWCRDYFAGKGIESARLDAEVLLAKVLGCDRVGLYLRFDQPLEAGELATMREWVRRRGCREPVAHLVGTREFYGLSFLCDARALVPRPETELLVETALALLPETNAALCEVGTGSGCVAVSLAKQRPAWRVTATEVSPEAADLARENIARLQVEDRVEVCEVSLLDAEAGGFDAVLSNPPYIASGDLATLMPEVAQYDPALALDGGPDGLDVIRKLVPRAREALKPAGWLVVECGAGQADAVAELFAAGGFDGVERRCDLAGIERVVIGRRS is encoded by the coding sequence ATGAATGAAACCTGGACTGTTCTAAAACTGCTCCATTGGTGTCGCGACTATTTCGCGGGCAAGGGAATTGAAAGCGCCCGGCTCGATGCCGAAGTGCTGTTGGCGAAGGTATTGGGCTGCGACCGCGTGGGGCTGTATTTGCGCTTCGATCAACCGCTGGAGGCCGGCGAACTGGCGACGATGCGCGAATGGGTGCGGCGCCGCGGGTGCCGCGAACCGGTGGCGCACTTGGTAGGAACCCGGGAGTTCTACGGGTTGTCTTTTCTTTGCGACGCCCGCGCGCTGGTTCCACGGCCCGAGACCGAACTGCTTGTGGAAACGGCGCTCGCGTTACTGCCGGAAACAAACGCCGCGCTGTGCGAGGTCGGCACCGGCAGCGGGTGCGTGGCCGTCAGCCTGGCCAAGCAACGCCCCGCGTGGCGCGTAACGGCCACCGAAGTGTCGCCCGAGGCGGCCGACCTGGCGCGCGAGAACATTGCGCGGCTCCAGGTGGAAGACCGCGTTGAGGTGTGCGAGGTAAGCTTGCTGGATGCCGAGGCCGGCGGATTCGACGCCGTGCTGAGCAATCCGCCCTATATTGCCTCGGGAGACTTGGCGACGCTGATGCCCGAGGTCGCGCAGTATGATCCCGCCCTGGCGTTGGACGGTGGCCCGGATGGTTTGGATGTGATTCGCAAGCTCGTACCCCGGGCGCGTGAAGCGCTCAAACCGGCCGGTTGGCTGGTCGTGGAGTGCGGGGCGGGGCAGGCCGACGCGGTAGCCGAGTTGTTCGCGGCGGGCGGCTTTGACGGCGTCGAGAGGCGTTGCGACCTGGCGGGCATCGAGCGAGTAGTGATCGGACGCCGCAGCTAA
- a CDS encoding PKD domain-containing protein: MKKVSILLALCMAAALWAMPAMAEYGVWEEVWDPLPYPPGLSNAAVMGITVPDEDTAYTVGMYQSGALSIQHAWATHNGGQTFVPIHELDMTYITDDCMMLQIMNMFLQVDSTGPDNVQLIGFGINPECLEQTPFPACMFVCMLQMQTMIEYSNDGGINWTVAEINGASMMNMATAMDYADDTIGYAVGGPQYIIRTQDGGASWNRINSPGNNETYFNDVDFITPEYGFIITGSMEDEPEAKGEMTYEEAMAMYRSAKHRALYQHDPMYRLKYREEHPELMGGKYTDGQIYRTHDGGQTWELVQDTPSDGYMWVEMVDEDTIWVMGDPHVYTTHPYNLWVSEDAGDTWEDVTSRVPQPNIPGAPSYALGAMSFQPSGQIGFLGGAAGNSFSYKALIMYSDDSGLTWQQEDTVVPWGHPILGFGWGSNKLGYAAAFDLAVYKYTQLNDPPIADAGDDQEVDLGDTVALDGSGSSDADEDPLTYLWEADGVTFDDATAVATTFTAGTAGDIIVTLTVDDGTDADTDTVTITVFGSDDDTVGDDDTTGDDDTIGDDDTTGDDDTTGSDDDNGGDGADDDDDDDDGCGC; the protein is encoded by the coding sequence ATGAAGAAAGTTAGTATTTTGTTGGCACTGTGCATGGCGGCTGCCCTATGGGCCATGCCGGCGATGGCCGAATACGGAGTCTGGGAAGAAGTCTGGGATCCGTTGCCGTACCCGCCGGGTTTGTCCAACGCCGCGGTCATGGGCATTACGGTGCCGGATGAAGACACGGCCTACACGGTGGGCATGTATCAGAGTGGCGCGCTGTCGATTCAGCACGCTTGGGCCACGCACAACGGCGGCCAGACATTCGTACCGATTCACGAATTGGACATGACCTACATAACCGATGATTGCATGATGCTGCAGATCATGAACATGTTCCTGCAGGTCGACTCGACGGGTCCGGACAACGTGCAGCTCATCGGCTTCGGCATCAACCCGGAATGCCTCGAGCAGACGCCGTTCCCGGCGTGCATGTTCGTTTGCATGCTCCAAATGCAGACCATGATTGAGTACTCCAACGACGGCGGCATCAACTGGACCGTGGCCGAGATTAACGGCGCCAGCATGATGAACATGGCCACCGCGATGGATTACGCCGACGACACCATCGGGTACGCGGTCGGCGGCCCGCAGTACATCATTCGGACGCAGGACGGCGGCGCGAGCTGGAACCGCATCAACTCGCCGGGCAACAACGAGACTTACTTCAACGACGTCGATTTCATCACGCCGGAGTACGGTTTCATCATCACCGGCTCGATGGAAGACGAACCCGAGGCCAAGGGCGAAATGACCTATGAAGAGGCCATGGCGATGTACCGCAGCGCCAAACATCGCGCGCTGTATCAACACGACCCGATGTATCGCTTGAAGTATCGTGAAGAGCACCCCGAATTGATGGGTGGCAAGTACACCGACGGCCAAATCTACCGCACCCACGACGGCGGCCAGACCTGGGAACTAGTGCAAGATACACCCAGCGATGGCTACATGTGGGTCGAAATGGTCGATGAGGACACCATCTGGGTGATGGGCGATCCGCACGTCTACACGACGCATCCCTACAACCTGTGGGTCTCCGAAGACGCCGGCGACACCTGGGAAGATGTGACTTCCCGCGTGCCGCAGCCCAACATTCCGGGCGCTCCGTCTTACGCGCTGGGCGCGATGTCCTTCCAGCCCAGCGGCCAAATCGGATTCCTGGGCGGCGCGGCCGGTAACAGCTTCAGCTACAAAGCGCTGATCATGTATTCCGATGACAGCGGCTTGACCTGGCAACAGGAAGACACCGTCGTGCCGTGGGGCCACCCGATACTCGGTTTCGGCTGGGGCAGCAACAAGCTCGGTTATGCCGCCGCGTTCGACTTGGCGGTTTACAAGTACACGCAGCTTAATGACCCGCCGATTGCCGACGCGGGCGATGATCAAGAAGTCGACCTCGGTGACACCGTGGCCCTGGACGGCAGCGGCTCCTCCGACGCCGACGAAGACCCGTTGACCTACCTGTGGGAAGCCGACGGCGTGACCTTTGATGACGCGACTGCCGTGGCGACGACCTTCACGGCCGGTACGGCGGGCGACATCATCGTGACGCTGACCGTCGACGACGGCACCGATGCCGACACCGACACGGTGACCATCACCGTGTTCGGCAGCGACGACGATACCGTTGGTGATGACGACACCACGGGCGACGACGACACGATCGGTGACGACGATACGACCGGCGATGATGACACGACCGGCAGCGACGACGACAACGGCGGCGACGGCGCCGACGACGATGACGACGACGACGACGGTTGCGGTTGCTGA
- a CDS encoding PKD domain-containing protein, with translation MQRISVALILTLLLVSAAWAGQGEWEYLDASAGAISSGYLAVSAVDDNNAFTIGINQFSAYGAQWAWKTENAGETWTSIFQFEGTGDDCDMVSFFTFMLDGDWYDMDHGVVVGMAVPDECLEEFPDMPQCMFACMFRMRSFIWTVTDGGETFVEHDGGGNMTKVAMDLKIIGETIYAGGSNGYFIKSMDFGDSWVSLPSPETGLNSSITDMWWLTPDLGYVATGAPGEADKGEPADDDEAKRTYYAMRDYLDYFRNPIRRMQMLEEGYDPTKNAGDKAQYGNLYKTVDGGHSWEKVYDGDGVYSIYRLQFLDEMNGVVVTDEWASSHAENTIKMTHDGGITWQAGSIPDTGPDNSKYIISDIRMLTPSLGYAAAAHQRGIAASSLVLVTTDGGATWTFDTIGSNPGYTGDPRGYGFMAMDFANNTRGYGVGMNLSVARYAGTNAGPVADAGDDIAADANTVVTLDGSGSSDPDEDLLLYLWTLVDGPADVTLDGEFTAAPTFTATVDGDYTFELQVSDIEYQDTDEMIVTISGGTPVDDDDDDTVGDDDTTDDDDTTAGDDDDASPDAGDDDDDDNDDGCGC, from the coding sequence ATGCAACGAATTTCCGTGGCTCTCATTCTCACTTTGCTGCTCGTATCGGCCGCCTGGGCCGGCCAGGGTGAGTGGGAATACCTCGACGCCAGCGCGGGCGCGATTAGCTCCGGCTATCTGGCGGTTTCGGCGGTGGACGACAACAACGCGTTTACCATCGGCATCAACCAATTCTCCGCCTACGGCGCCCAGTGGGCCTGGAAAACCGAAAACGCCGGTGAAACCTGGACCTCCATTTTTCAGTTCGAAGGCACCGGCGACGATTGTGACATGGTGAGTTTCTTCACCTTCATGCTCGACGGCGATTGGTACGACATGGACCACGGCGTCGTCGTGGGCATGGCCGTTCCGGACGAATGCCTGGAAGAGTTCCCCGACATGCCGCAATGCATGTTCGCCTGCATGTTCCGCATGCGCTCGTTCATCTGGACCGTCACCGACGGCGGCGAAACCTTTGTGGAACACGACGGCGGCGGCAACATGACCAAAGTCGCCATGGACCTCAAGATCATCGGCGAAACCATTTACGCGGGCGGCTCGAACGGCTATTTCATCAAAAGCATGGATTTCGGCGACTCGTGGGTAAGCCTGCCCTCACCGGAAACCGGCCTCAATTCCTCCATCACCGACATGTGGTGGCTGACCCCCGACCTGGGCTACGTGGCCACCGGCGCCCCCGGTGAAGCCGACAAAGGCGAGCCGGCCGACGACGACGAAGCGAAAAGAACCTACTACGCCATGCGCGATTACCTCGACTACTTCCGCAACCCGATTCGCCGCATGCAGATGCTCGAAGAGGGCTACGACCCGACCAAGAACGCCGGCGACAAGGCCCAGTACGGCAACTTGTACAAGACGGTCGACGGCGGCCATAGCTGGGAGAAAGTCTACGACGGCGACGGCGTCTACTCCATTTATCGCTTGCAGTTCCTCGATGAGATGAACGGCGTAGTCGTCACCGACGAATGGGCCAGCTCCCACGCCGAAAACACCATCAAGATGACCCACGACGGCGGCATCACCTGGCAGGCGGGCTCGATTCCCGACACCGGCCCCGACAACTCGAAGTACATCATCAGCGACATCCGCATGCTCACCCCGAGCCTCGGCTACGCCGCGGCGGCGCACCAGCGCGGCATCGCTGCCTCCTCCCTCGTGCTCGTGACCACCGACGGCGGCGCAACCTGGACCTTCGACACGATCGGCTCGAATCCCGGCTACACCGGCGATCCGCGCGGTTACGGCTTCATGGCCATGGACTTCGCCAACAACACCCGCGGCTACGGCGTGGGCATGAACCTTTCCGTGGCGCGCTACGCGGGCACCAATGCCGGGCCGGTGGCTGACGCGGGCGATGACATCGCGGCCGACGCGAATACCGTGGTCACCCTGGACGGCAGCGGCTCCAGCGACCCGGACGAAGACTTGCTGCTCTATCTGTGGACCTTGGTTGACGGCCCGGCCGATGTGACCTTGGACGGCGAATTCACCGCCGCGCCGACTTTCACGGCAACCGTGGACGGCGACTACACCTTCGAACTGCAGGTCTCCGACATCGAATACCAGGATACCGACGAGATGATCGTGACGATCTCCGGCGGAACGCCCGTCGACGACGATGACGACGACACGGTCGGTGACGACGATACGACCGACGACGACGACACCACGGCGGGCGACGACGACGACGCAAGCCCCGACGCCGGTGACGACGACGACGATGACAACGACGACGGCTGCGGCTGCTAG
- a CDS encoding helix-turn-helix domain-containing protein — translation MATMTMGEWSTLKEAADLLGVSPKTLQAQSKKGKIAAVKRGRDLWISADEIERYRREHLGTRRGGWLTSEEAAVALLPRIAAVGEFVDPAIQTTFSGGVFHFAVPWTPPEWLYGKRGRLDKTTAARDGERYRRAMKRKLRLALKAAKLDYVRTSAHVEFTPPDRSE, via the coding sequence ATGGCGACGATGACGATGGGCGAGTGGTCTACACTGAAAGAGGCAGCGGACCTGCTGGGGGTGTCCCCTAAGACCCTTCAGGCACAGTCCAAGAAGGGGAAGATCGCCGCTGTCAAACGAGGGCGGGATCTGTGGATTTCCGCCGATGAAATCGAGCGGTATCGGCGGGAACATTTAGGTACGCGCCGGGGCGGCTGGCTGACCTCGGAAGAGGCAGCGGTGGCGCTGCTACCGCGAATCGCAGCGGTTGGCGAGTTCGTTGACCCAGCGATCCAAACCACATTCAGCGGCGGCGTGTTCCACTTCGCCGTGCCTTGGACGCCGCCCGAATGGCTTTACGGCAAGCGCGGGCGGCTGGACAAGACGACCGCCGCACGGGACGGGGAGCGGTATCGAAGGGCCATGAAGCGCAAGCTACGGCTAGCCCTCAAAGCAGCCAAGCTTGACTACGTGCGCACGAGCGCGCACGTGGAATTTACGCCCCCCGACCGATCTGAGTAG
- a CDS encoding TIGR02594 family protein — MKTNWWLKFAAWLGRMYGMATCPKRRITPPLPSPKRARPPVALRPEALLAKTEPAVPAWYGVALAELGQAEIAGPDHNPRIQEYLASSGLMYVADETAWCAAFVNWCLQQAGLEGTERPNARSFLAYGEPADTPRVGDIVVLWRIAPDHWTGHSAFYAGEENGDLLLLGGNQGDCVTVARYSKDRVLDIRRPPAA, encoded by the coding sequence ATGAAAACGAATTGGTGGCTCAAATTCGCGGCGTGGCTCGGGCGGATGTATGGAATGGCTACGTGCCCGAAACGACGAATCACGCCGCCGCTGCCGTCACCAAAGCGGGCACGGCCGCCCGTGGCCCTGCGGCCGGAGGCGCTGCTGGCGAAAACCGAGCCGGCCGTTCCCGCGTGGTATGGCGTCGCGCTGGCCGAGCTCGGCCAGGCGGAAATCGCCGGGCCGGATCACAACCCGCGAATCCAGGAATACCTCGCCTCGAGCGGCTTAATGTACGTGGCCGACGAAACCGCCTGGTGTGCCGCCTTTGTGAATTGGTGCCTGCAGCAGGCGGGCCTCGAAGGCACGGAGCGGCCTAACGCCCGCTCTTTCCTCGCATATGGCGAGCCGGCCGACACGCCGCGCGTGGGCGATATCGTCGTCCTTTGGCGCATCGCTCCGGACCATTGGACCGGCCACTCCGCGTTCTACGCAGGGGAGGAAAACGGCGACCTGCTGCTGCTTGGCGGCAACCAGGGCGACTGCGTCACCGTCGCCCGCTACTCGAAAGACCGTGTCCTCGACATCCGCCGACCCCCGGCCGCCTGA
- a CDS encoding DUF2313 domain-containing protein, which translates to MLTDYPIYPAFTDDFADGVADDEWTDGGAGTVEEDGGVCHMAVTGAALAYRSLDWFHATRCEVAVDVSISFALPAGANNIAAGLLFSGADADVQMSWSLARESTGYSLFLYGGAVGLFSEAHDGSDTRLAVRRQSAARVEFGVIEDGEFVVKATVTDWTETYALVSMTLYSTEPSGTAAWADFSYTSDETHVGRINSRLLGQHLANTIRVYGSGFAAGATATLVSPAGDAVCATTVVSSSELTIVTPVQTTPGWRRLEVRPHMAGPLFTLGDLRATGVGYRLLRALLPPQRYTDDTANLFNVFLAALGLELDRLDAAIVALKNEEIHPETTIGLIHRHERQYGLPIATGHTLQERRDLVILMATMKPRLSVPYLEALAQAVKADAEITENAPYAAFGNMIWQYQIYESEPNELDRMAHAAIERMLRGAGPGWARPAVGHAGFIVGASCVGRDFVTKEAG; encoded by the coding sequence ATGCTGACCGACTACCCGATTTATCCCGCGTTCACCGACGATTTCGCCGACGGCGTGGCCGACGATGAATGGACCGACGGCGGCGCGGGGACCGTCGAAGAAGACGGCGGCGTGTGCCACATGGCCGTTACGGGCGCAGCGCTCGCCTACCGCAGCCTCGACTGGTTTCACGCCACACGCTGCGAGGTGGCCGTCGACGTGTCGATCAGCTTCGCACTGCCGGCCGGCGCCAACAACATCGCCGCCGGGCTGTTGTTTTCCGGTGCCGACGCCGACGTGCAGATGTCGTGGAGCCTCGCGCGGGAAAGCACGGGTTACTCCCTCTTCCTGTATGGCGGAGCCGTCGGCCTGTTTAGCGAAGCCCACGACGGCAGCGACACGAGGCTCGCGGTGCGGCGGCAATCGGCGGCGCGTGTGGAGTTCGGTGTGATCGAAGACGGCGAGTTCGTCGTCAAGGCGACGGTCACGGACTGGACCGAGACCTACGCGCTGGTTTCGATGACGCTGTATTCGACCGAGCCTTCCGGCACGGCCGCCTGGGCCGACTTCTCCTACACCAGCGACGAGACCCACGTCGGCCGCATCAACTCGCGCCTGCTCGGCCAGCACCTGGCAAACACGATTCGAGTGTACGGCAGCGGATTCGCCGCCGGCGCGACGGCCACGTTGGTCTCGCCTGCCGGCGACGCTGTTTGCGCGACGACGGTCGTGTCCAGCAGCGAATTGACCATCGTCACGCCCGTGCAGACCACGCCGGGCTGGCGGCGGCTCGAGGTGCGCCCGCACATGGCAGGCCCTCTGTTCACCCTGGGCGACCTTCGTGCGACCGGTGTCGGCTATCGGTTGCTGCGCGCGCTGCTGCCGCCGCAACGTTACACCGACGACACGGCCAATTTGTTCAACGTGTTCCTCGCGGCCCTCGGCCTCGAACTCGACCGGCTCGATGCGGCGATTGTCGCGCTGAAAAACGAGGAAATTCACCCGGAAACCACGATCGGGCTCATCCACCGGCACGAGCGGCAGTACGGCTTGCCGATCGCGACCGGCCACACGCTGCAGGAGCGTCGTGACCTGGTGATTCTGATGGCGACGATGAAGCCGCGACTCAGCGTGCCGTATCTCGAAGCGCTGGCGCAGGCCGTGAAGGCGGACGCGGAGATCACGGAGAACGCGCCGTACGCCGCCTTCGGGAACATGATCTGGCAATACCAAATTTATGAGTCGGAGCCCAACGAGCTCGACCGCATGGCGCACGCGGCGATCGAGCGCATGCTGCGCGGCGCCGGCCCCGGCTGGGCACGCCCGGCCGTCGGGCATGCGGGCTTCATCGTCGGCGCGTCGTGCGTCGGCCGCGACTTTGTGACGAAGGAGGCAGGCTGA
- a CDS encoding baseplate J/gp47 family protein — MPRHSDYAVKPTAEIRDDICAAVRNTLEGVRADSAGDDVFDLATGKAAALQEAYGHLQAATDEAFPDTASYDNLVRHARRHIGDPLAATKAVGLVAGAGAFYVTGTIAATWSDGDTFIHQETAQRYEATAGGELVDAGDGTGAAYVPVEAIVAGDAGALATGEAVLWESQPVGIAATATVNGNMTGGTDAEKQAHYLDRYHLSIENPAAGGTAADFKNWALGVEGVGFAEAFPYRRDVGTCDVAVLDMEGDNVTAAVLSAVQDALDENRPVCAAGDPDAAPPLEQPLAVHPVLTDVDFTFGLNMAKGYEFSDTPSATVQEGSSSRTIRLIDTTGFEVGQWVAFRDLRRARKISAVDATADTLTLATPLLDADGEPVAPSSGDLVMPGCPTYDTLAEAIETYFAEIRIGASYYESKGRATLTNQFEVLDATQSPTGNVTALVDETTVQALRIGTLILQTAS; from the coding sequence ATGCCGAGACACTCTGATTATGCCGTGAAGCCGACGGCCGAGATCCGCGACGATATCTGCGCGGCCGTCCGTAATACGCTCGAAGGCGTGCGCGCCGACTCCGCCGGCGATGACGTGTTTGACCTGGCGACGGGCAAGGCCGCGGCGTTGCAGGAAGCCTACGGGCACCTGCAGGCGGCGACCGACGAGGCGTTTCCCGATACCGCGTCCTACGACAACCTGGTGCGCCACGCGCGCCGCCATATCGGCGACCCGCTGGCCGCAACCAAGGCAGTCGGCCTGGTCGCCGGCGCCGGCGCGTTTTACGTCACCGGCACGATCGCCGCAACCTGGTCGGATGGCGACACCTTCATTCATCAAGAAACGGCGCAGCGCTACGAGGCGACGGCGGGCGGCGAACTCGTCGACGCGGGTGACGGCACCGGCGCGGCGTACGTCCCGGTCGAGGCCATCGTCGCCGGCGACGCGGGGGCGCTGGCCACCGGCGAGGCGGTGTTGTGGGAAAGCCAGCCGGTCGGCATCGCGGCCACGGCCACGGTAAACGGCAACATGACCGGCGGCACGGACGCGGAGAAGCAGGCGCACTACCTCGATCGCTACCATTTGTCGATCGAGAATCCGGCCGCGGGCGGCACTGCGGCGGACTTCAAGAACTGGGCGCTGGGCGTCGAGGGCGTGGGCTTTGCCGAGGCGTTCCCGTACCGCCGCGACGTGGGCACCTGCGACGTGGCGGTGCTGGATATGGAAGGCGACAACGTGACGGCGGCGGTGCTTTCGGCCGTGCAGGACGCGCTGGATGAAAACCGGCCGGTATGCGCCGCCGGGGATCCGGACGCGGCGCCGCCGCTGGAACAGCCGCTGGCGGTCCATCCGGTGCTGACGGACGTGGACTTTACCTTCGGCCTGAACATGGCCAAGGGGTACGAATTCAGCGACACGCCCTCGGCCACCGTGCAGGAGGGCAGCAGCAGCCGGACGATTCGCCTGATCGATACGACAGGCTTTGAGGTCGGCCAGTGGGTTGCGTTTCGCGACCTGCGGCGCGCCCGGAAAATCAGTGCGGTCGACGCAACGGCGGACACGCTCACGCTGGCGACGCCGTTGCTGGACGCGGATGGTGAGCCGGTCGCGCCAAGCTCCGGCGATTTGGTAATGCCCGGTTGCCCCACATACGACACGCTCGCGGAGGCGATCGAAACATACTTTGCGGAGATCCGGATCGGCGCGAGCTATTACGAGTCAAAGGGCCGCGCCACCCTGACAAATCAATTCGAAGTGCTCGACGCGACGCAATCGCCGACGGGCAATGTCACGGCGCTGGTCGACGAAACGACCGTGCAGGCGCTGCGCATCGGCACGCTCATTCTGCAGACGGCAAGCTGA
- a CDS encoding DNA circularization N-terminal domain-containing protein — MNIWLKNSVPAFYDGFPLFAASARQTYEFNTAAHGAVGRLGEVNEPLGAKSRVFDLTFVFIGTNFEAHKTFARLLDGAIVPMKPGILIHPTRGMQQVYPLRYTEEVDARELCATISVTFRRHAIAPEITAEFGVGVPVLFDLIVLAPNLGRYLASLAFITGWNAAALAAIMMLVRIAGDLPTMIDRSIDSLADSLQSWFEGKLADPFDIDSPTEDLVKARYDVVDQINRDTRKALGLREAVYQGILDGTYSYDPGVYAGGAPTAPGVSSPPASQHAALVAVAQWETAAAAYTANQLIAHVQAAARAGTLDAVAADAAAVFLRRRIRNTIALQSATNPYYAGPAVTQLSRVGDSLVRTLAQIRSPRLQVRRETLDRDNRPLVLWTVDWLGAANRAGEIRALNPNVRGDWNRLPAGTDLRVPAA, encoded by the coding sequence ATGAATATTTGGCTGAAAAACTCCGTCCCCGCCTTCTATGACGGCTTCCCGCTGTTCGCCGCCAGCGCCCGGCAAACCTACGAATTCAATACCGCCGCGCACGGAGCCGTCGGCCGCCTCGGCGAAGTGAACGAGCCGCTCGGCGCAAAAAGCCGCGTGTTCGACCTCACCTTCGTTTTTATCGGCACGAACTTCGAAGCCCACAAAACCTTCGCGCGCCTGCTCGACGGCGCGATCGTGCCGATGAAACCCGGCATCTTAATTCACCCCACGCGCGGCATGCAGCAGGTGTACCCGCTGCGCTATACCGAAGAAGTCGACGCCCGCGAATTGTGCGCCACCATCAGCGTCACGTTCCGACGCCACGCCATCGCGCCGGAAATCACCGCCGAGTTCGGCGTGGGCGTGCCGGTCCTGTTCGACCTGATCGTGCTGGCGCCGAATTTGGGCCGCTACCTCGCGTCGCTCGCCTTTATTACGGGCTGGAACGCGGCGGCGCTGGCCGCGATTATGATGCTCGTTCGCATCGCCGGCGACCTGCCGACCATGATCGACCGATCGATCGACAGCCTGGCCGACAGCCTGCAGTCGTGGTTCGAAGGCAAGCTGGCCGACCCCTTCGACATCGACTCGCCGACCGAGGACCTGGTGAAGGCGCGTTACGACGTCGTCGACCAGATCAACCGCGACACGCGCAAAGCGCTGGGCCTGCGCGAGGCCGTTTACCAGGGCATTCTCGACGGCACCTACAGCTACGATCCGGGCGTGTACGCGGGCGGCGCGCCGACCGCGCCGGGCGTGAGTTCGCCGCCGGCTTCGCAGCACGCGGCGCTGGTCGCGGTAGCGCAGTGGGAGACCGCCGCGGCGGCATACACGGCCAATCAATTGATCGCGCACGTGCAGGCGGCAGCGCGGGCGGGAACGCTCGACGCCGTGGCGGCCGACGCCGCGGCCGTGTTCTTGCGCCGGCGCATCCGCAACACGATCGCGCTGCAATCGGCGACAAACCCGTACTACGCCGGCCCGGCAGTGACGCAGCTCTCGCGCGTGGGCGACAGCCTCGTGCGCACGCTGGCGCAGATCCGCTCACCGCGTCTGCAGGTGCGGCGTGAAACGCTGGATCGCGACAATCGTCCGCTCGTGCTTTGGACCGTCGACTGGCTGGGCGCGGCAAATCGCGCCGGCGAAATAAGAGCCCTCAACCCTAACGTGCGCGGTGATTGGAACCGCCTGCCGGCCGGCACCGACCTGCGCGTTCCGGCCGCATAA